One part of the bacterium genome encodes these proteins:
- a CDS encoding DUF3858 domain-containing protein produces MKTLRNVAVAALALAAASLPFPARAAAPEAKPAAKAAPDRPEAKPVAKAAPTVPDAVRRAVAEAPVAGQDGRVLRQATEVVLGQDGRVVRRELLDLQPFTPWLDAHGYFDPSVDWNDARSTLTIDEAWTFTPEGRLVAAKENSLVANTAAPLEWAAPYASLREMTVSQVGVETRGVTRLAYTIADRAPAPRPAASGVLDLDGPLPIAERSIELAAPAASPIRWSALGCALAPRETRDGGLVRLALRRADAPAVVPNEALAGNLGRCRLAYSTAADWNAVRADLFDRIDGAAKPTAAIEAAAKRIVGDATLDVERIEKLHAFVVDGVRTVRWPIAAFDFEARPAAATLDSSVGHPLDKAVLLAALLRADGRRAVVVLAADEPLPADVAAAPQLLTEAWVAVDLGGRATWFDPTTPLAKRNVLQLAGRSFLTIDAKAHGLETAPALDAARNRAALDVSLKLEERGRELAVAGAADVDLAGLYDPAPAFDRDGVDGARVLGGALDGLGRPGVRGTAVAAKSAEALSLRLALEGGAVPLARDDRPVALRLPRVPGALRGDALQIWRGRRARPLQLPVPAEERTRVALELPAGFEPLRLPAPLRIDNAVGSYAREVSRNGRSVVATTTLVFKKAVVPPSDYPALRELLAAAEGEDGATIVLVRKER; encoded by the coding sequence GTGAAGACGCTCCGGAACGTCGCCGTCGCCGCGCTCGCGCTCGCCGCGGCGTCCCTCCCCTTCCCCGCCCGCGCCGCCGCGCCGGAAGCCAAGCCCGCCGCCAAGGCCGCGCCGGACCGACCGGAAGCCAAGCCCGTTGCCAAGGCCGCGCCGACCGTTCCCGACGCGGTGCGGCGCGCCGTCGCCGAGGCGCCGGTCGCCGGCCAGGACGGCCGCGTCCTGCGGCAGGCGACCGAGGTCGTCCTCGGCCAGGACGGCCGCGTCGTGCGGCGCGAACTCCTCGACCTCCAGCCGTTCACGCCGTGGCTCGACGCCCACGGCTACTTCGACCCGAGCGTGGACTGGAACGACGCCCGCTCGACGCTGACGATCGACGAAGCGTGGACCTTCACGCCGGAAGGGCGGCTCGTCGCGGCGAAGGAGAACAGCCTCGTCGCCAACACCGCCGCGCCGCTGGAGTGGGCCGCGCCGTACGCCTCGCTGCGCGAGATGACCGTCTCGCAGGTCGGCGTCGAGACGCGCGGCGTCACGCGCCTCGCCTACACGATCGCCGACCGCGCGCCCGCGCCGCGGCCCGCGGCCTCGGGCGTCCTCGACCTCGACGGCCCGCTGCCGATCGCCGAGCGCTCGATCGAACTCGCCGCGCCCGCCGCGTCGCCGATCCGCTGGAGCGCGCTCGGCTGCGCGCTCGCGCCGCGCGAAACGCGCGACGGCGGGCTCGTCCGCCTCGCCCTGCGACGCGCCGACGCGCCGGCCGTCGTCCCGAACGAGGCGCTCGCCGGGAACCTCGGCCGCTGCCGTCTGGCGTATTCCACCGCCGCCGACTGGAACGCCGTGCGCGCCGACCTCTTCGACCGGATCGACGGCGCCGCGAAGCCGACCGCCGCGATCGAGGCGGCGGCGAAGCGGATCGTCGGCGACGCGACGCTCGACGTCGAGCGGATCGAGAAGCTCCACGCCTTCGTCGTGGACGGCGTGCGCACGGTGCGCTGGCCGATCGCCGCCTTCGACTTCGAGGCCCGCCCGGCGGCGGCGACGCTCGACTCGAGCGTCGGCCACCCGCTGGACAAGGCGGTCCTCCTCGCCGCGCTGCTGCGCGCCGACGGCCGCCGCGCCGTCGTCGTCCTCGCCGCCGACGAGCCGCTGCCGGCCGACGTCGCCGCGGCCCCGCAGCTCCTGACCGAAGCGTGGGTCGCCGTGGACCTCGGCGGACGCGCGACCTGGTTCGACCCGACGACGCCGCTCGCCAAGCGGAACGTCCTCCAACTCGCGGGACGCTCCTTCCTGACGATCGACGCAAAGGCGCACGGCCTCGAGACGGCGCCCGCGCTCGACGCCGCGCGCAACCGCGCCGCCCTCGACGTCTCGTTGAAGCTCGAAGAGCGCGGCCGGGAACTCGCCGTCGCCGGCGCCGCCGACGTCGATCTCGCCGGCCTCTACGATCCCGCGCCGGCGTTCGACCGCGACGGCGTGGACGGCGCGCGCGTCCTCGGCGGCGCCCTCGACGGCCTCGGCCGTCCGGGCGTCCGCGGGACCGCGGTCGCGGCGAAGAGCGCCGAGGCGCTCTCGCTGCGCCTCGCGCTCGAAGGGGGCGCCGTTCCGCTCGCGCGCGACGACCGCCCGGTCGCGCTGCGCCTGCCGCGCGTTCCCGGCGCGCTGCGCGGCGACGCGCTGCAGATCTGGCGCGGCCGGCGCGCGCGCCCGCTGCAGCTTCCCGTCCCGGCGGAGGAGCGGACGCGCGTCGCGCTCGAGCTTCCCGCCGGCTTCGAGCCACTGCGCCTTCCCGCCCCGCTGCGGATCGACAACGCCGTCGGCTCGTACGCGCGCGAGGTGTCGCGCAACGGCCGCTCGGTCGTCGCGACGACGACGCTCGTCTTCAAGAAGGCCGTCGTTCCGCCGTCCGACTACCCCGCGCTGCGGGAGCTCCTCGCCGCGGCCGAAGGAGAGGACGGCGCGACGATCGTCCTCGTCCGCAAGGAACGCTGA